A part of Sparus aurata chromosome 19, fSpaAur1.1, whole genome shotgun sequence genomic DNA contains:
- the nck1b gene encoding cytoplasmic protein NCK1 isoform X1: MTEEVIVIAKFDYMAQQDQELDIKKNERLWLLDDSKSWWRVRNATNKTGFVPSNYVERKNSARKASIVKNLKDTLGIGKVKSRKGGMRDTASNADTDMYADNGERLYDLNLPALVKFSYTAEREDELSLVKGTRVVVMEKCSDGWWRGSYSGRSGWFPSNYVTEDMDGTAGGGSMGGIGDPAGSLTEKLAAVVNNTANGNRVLHTVQALYPFSSGNDEELNFEKGEVMEVVEKPENDPEWWKCRKADGQLGLVPKNYVTVLDSTSHKPAAGPAGPPTPDCDYISPSGSGRFAGKEWYYGKVTRHQAEVALNQRGVEGDFLIRDSESSPNDFSISLKAQSKNKHFKVQLKENLYCIGQRKFNSMEELVEHYKKAPIFTSEQGDKLYLIKALAAS; this comes from the exons ATGACGGAAGAGGTGATTGTCATCGCCAAGTTCGACTACATGGCCCAACAGGACCAGGAGCTGGATATCAAGAAAAACGAGCGCCTCTGGCTCCTCGACGACTCAAAGTCCTGGTGGAGGGTTCGAAATGCCACCAACAAAACAGGCTTTGTGCCTTCCAACTATGTGGAGAGGAAAAACAGCGCCAGGAAAGCTTCTATTGTCAAGAATCTCAAAGACACACTTG GAATCGGGAAGGTGAAGAGCAGAAAGGGGGGGATGAGAGACACGGCCTCCAACGCCGACACAGACATGTACGCAGATAACGGCGAGCGGCTGTACGACCTCAACCTGCCCGCCCTGGTCAAATTCAGCTACACAGCTGAGCGCGAGGACGAGCTGTCTCTGGTGAAAGGCACGCGGGTGGTGGTGATGGAGAAGTGCAGCGACGGCTGGTGGCGCGGGAGCTACAGCGGACGATCCGGCTGGTTTCCATCCAACTACGTGACAGAAGACATGGACGGGACGGCGGGTGGAGGGAGCATGGGCGGGATCGGAGACCCAGCCGGATCGCTAACAGAGAAGCTGGCGGCCGTGGTGAACAACACAGCGAACGGGAACAGAGTGCTGCACACTGTGCAGGCGCTCTACCCTTTCAGCTCAGGCAACGACGAGGAGCTAAACTTTGAGAAAGGCGAGGTGATGGAGGTCGTGGAGAAGCCAGAGAACGACCCCGAGTGGTGGAAGTGTCGCAAAGCGGACGGACAGCTGGGCTTGGTGCCTAAAAACTACGTCACAGTGCTAGACTCCACCTCCCATAAACCCGCAGCGGGGCCCGCCGGGCCGCCAACGCCCGACTGTGACTACATCTCACCCTCAGGCAGTGGGCGCTTCGCGGGGAAGGAGTGGTACTACGGGAAGGTGACGCGCCACCAGGCGGAGGTGGCCCTCAACCAGAGGGGCGTCGAGGGAGACTTCCTCATCCGAGACAGCGAGTCATCG CCAAACGACTTCTCCATCTCCCTGAAGGCGCAGAGCAAGAACAAGCATTTCAAAGTGCAGCTGAAGGAAAACCTTTACTGCATTGGACAGCGCAAGTTCAACTCTATGGAGGAGCTTGTTGAACACTACAAAAAGGCCCCCATCTTCACCAGTGAGCAGGGAGACAAACTGTACCTGATCAAGGCCCTGGCTGCCTCCTGA
- the nck1b gene encoding cytoplasmic protein NCK1 isoform X2 → MDMANLFKHFFRIGKVKSRKGGMRDTASNADTDMYADNGERLYDLNLPALVKFSYTAEREDELSLVKGTRVVVMEKCSDGWWRGSYSGRSGWFPSNYVTEDMDGTAGGGSMGGIGDPAGSLTEKLAAVVNNTANGNRVLHTVQALYPFSSGNDEELNFEKGEVMEVVEKPENDPEWWKCRKADGQLGLVPKNYVTVLDSTSHKPAAGPAGPPTPDCDYISPSGSGRFAGKEWYYGKVTRHQAEVALNQRGVEGDFLIRDSESSPNDFSISLKAQSKNKHFKVQLKENLYCIGQRKFNSMEELVEHYKKAPIFTSEQGDKLYLIKALAAS, encoded by the exons ATGGACATGGCTAACCTATTCAAACATTTCTTTC GAATCGGGAAGGTGAAGAGCAGAAAGGGGGGGATGAGAGACACGGCCTCCAACGCCGACACAGACATGTACGCAGATAACGGCGAGCGGCTGTACGACCTCAACCTGCCCGCCCTGGTCAAATTCAGCTACACAGCTGAGCGCGAGGACGAGCTGTCTCTGGTGAAAGGCACGCGGGTGGTGGTGATGGAGAAGTGCAGCGACGGCTGGTGGCGCGGGAGCTACAGCGGACGATCCGGCTGGTTTCCATCCAACTACGTGACAGAAGACATGGACGGGACGGCGGGTGGAGGGAGCATGGGCGGGATCGGAGACCCAGCCGGATCGCTAACAGAGAAGCTGGCGGCCGTGGTGAACAACACAGCGAACGGGAACAGAGTGCTGCACACTGTGCAGGCGCTCTACCCTTTCAGCTCAGGCAACGACGAGGAGCTAAACTTTGAGAAAGGCGAGGTGATGGAGGTCGTGGAGAAGCCAGAGAACGACCCCGAGTGGTGGAAGTGTCGCAAAGCGGACGGACAGCTGGGCTTGGTGCCTAAAAACTACGTCACAGTGCTAGACTCCACCTCCCATAAACCCGCAGCGGGGCCCGCCGGGCCGCCAACGCCCGACTGTGACTACATCTCACCCTCAGGCAGTGGGCGCTTCGCGGGGAAGGAGTGGTACTACGGGAAGGTGACGCGCCACCAGGCGGAGGTGGCCCTCAACCAGAGGGGCGTCGAGGGAGACTTCCTCATCCGAGACAGCGAGTCATCG CCAAACGACTTCTCCATCTCCCTGAAGGCGCAGAGCAAGAACAAGCATTTCAAAGTGCAGCTGAAGGAAAACCTTTACTGCATTGGACAGCGCAAGTTCAACTCTATGGAGGAGCTTGTTGAACACTACAAAAAGGCCCCCATCTTCACCAGTGAGCAGGGAGACAAACTGTACCTGATCAAGGCCCTGGCTGCCTCCTGA